The DNA window ATCTATCCGCCGGCCGATTCCGGCGCGATGCCGGGGCGGATGACCGCACTGTTGGACAGACTGTCAGAGACGACTCGCCCGGTCGACGCCGAGGATCGCCGCCGCAGGAACACGGAAGCGATGACTGCCAATGGCAGTGAAAGCGCAACCCGATCCGCCGATCGCCCTCCCCCGAAACCGGAGCCGGAGCGGCGTTAGAACGGTCTGGGACATGCCATGCGTTGGCGAATGGATCGGCGCACTCCTGCGGGCTTGGCCCCTCGAGGAGACGGTCACTTGTGGACCAAAGGCCGTTGACGGTTCGGCGGCATTGACTGAAAGACATTCATGTAATCTGATATATAGGAATCAAAATTAGGGGCTGGCCATGAATGTCTGGGCATTTCTGACAAGTGCGGTGATCACTGCGATCTCGACAGGGGCCGCGCTTGCGCAGGGTCAGGGGCCGTGGAGCGGAAGCTATGTCGGCTTGTCGGGAGGCATCGCAAGCGTCGACAATAAGATCACCCAGGTCGAGGGCACCGAATTCGAGAAGCCATCCTACTCGAATACGGGCCGCGGCTTCTTCGGCGGCATCTTCTTCGGTCACAACATCCAGTGGGGCTCGGTGGTCGCCGGCGGCGAGGCGGATTTTTCCTTGGCCTCCGTGCGCAAGAAGTCGTTCGAGAAGGCGGATCCGGACGACGGCATGAGCTCCAGGCTTGACGCCTTCTCGACGGTGCGCGGTCGGCTCGGCTATGCGGCGAGTTCATCCTTGCTTATCTACGCAACCGGCGGCTTGGCACTGGGCCAGTTCAACCAGATTGCCGGCGACACCGATCTGTCCCCCTCGGGCAACAAGAAGTGGGACAAGGTGGACACGTCCGGTATGCGCGACCACTGGAAGGTCGGCTGGGCGGCCGGCGGCGGCGTCGAAATGATGATGCTCGGCAATTGGACTGTGCGCGGCGAATATCTTCACGCGGATTTCGGCACTGCACTGTCGGGCAACGACTATAATCTGAAGGACAAGTACTCCAATTCCGGTCATTTCGGCCGCGTGGCGGTCGGCTATAAATTCTAGTGGTTTGATTCTGGCGGATGCTTGCCATCCGTCTCGTGAATCCGAGCACTCACTCTTTGATTGCGTGGCCAAAGTCCGGCATTGACGGTCCCCCCAATGCCGGACGATATCGGTCACGCGATCCAGGCATTGGCAGGTTCGATCGAGAGCGGCGGGAATCATCCGTCTCGATCTGGGCGCAGGCATGCCGATGCCGATCGGATGCGACATACGATCGGCCTGAAAACCCCGTCCTTCGGATGTCGAGCCTGTCCTGTTCGGATACGAACCGGGCCGGTTTTCAGCGTGACGTCGAAGCCATGTGGCGCCGGCTGAGCAGCACATAGAGGGTCGCGACGGCGACGGTCAGCACCACGAAAACCACGCCGACGACATTGACCACCGGCGACAGGCCGAAGCGCAGGCGCGAGCCGACCTCGGTCACCAGCGTCCAGTCGCCGCCGATCGAGAAAACGGTGGTGTTGTAGTTCTCGAAGGACTGCAGAAAGGCGATGGCCGAGGCGGTGATCGCCGTCGGGCGCAGGTAGGGAAACAGGATCCGCCGCATCACCATGACCTTGGATGCGCCGAGGTCGAGCGCCGCCTCCTCCAGCGTCAGATCGAAGCGTTCGAGCCGGGCCAGGAACATCAGCATGCAGTAGGAGGCGATGAAGCTCGCCTGGGCGACCATGGCCAGGAACAGCCCGCCCGGCACGCTGAAATGGCGCCAGAAGATCAGCGTCGAGAGCCCGATGATCAGTCCCGGCATCAGCACCGGCGAGACCATGATGGCATAGAGCAGCCCGCCGGCGCGCGACTGCAGCCGGTGCAGCACCAAAGCTCCGGCCAGGCCGAACGGGATCGACAGCGCGATCACGCCGAGCGCGATCACGATCGAGTTGAACAGCCCGCGCATCAGGCGTTCGTCGCGGAACAGCGCCGGAAACCAGTCGAGCGTGAAGCCGCGCCACTGGGTCACCGACGGATACGGATAGGCATTGAAGGCCGCCACCGACATCACCACCAGCGGGGCGAACAGATAGACCAGGAACAGCCCGATATAGACATCGAGCACGATGCGGGCGGCGCGTCCTTCGGACCGGGTCATCGCGCGATATCCTTCAGCCGGATGCCGAACACGGTCATGACCAGGAACACGAA is part of the Prosthecodimorpha staleyi genome and encodes:
- a CDS encoding ABC transporter permease; this encodes MTRSEGRAARIVLDVYIGLFLVYLFAPLVVMSVAAFNAYPYPSVTQWRGFTLDWFPALFRDERLMRGLFNSIVIALGVIALSIPFGLAGALVLHRLQSRAGGLLYAIMVSPVLMPGLIIGLSTLIFWRHFSVPGGLFLAMVAQASFIASYCMLMFLARLERFDLTLEEAALDLGASKVMVMRRILFPYLRPTAITASAIAFLQSFENYNTTVFSIGGDWTLVTEVGSRLRFGLSPVVNVVGVVFVVLTVAVATLYVLLSRRHMASTSR
- a CDS encoding outer membrane protein — protein: MNVWAFLTSAVITAISTGAALAQGQGPWSGSYVGLSGGIASVDNKITQVEGTEFEKPSYSNTGRGFFGGIFFGHNIQWGSVVAGGEADFSLASVRKKSFEKADPDDGMSSRLDAFSTVRGRLGYAASSSLLIYATGGLALGQFNQIAGDTDLSPSGNKKWDKVDTSGMRDHWKVGWAAGGGVEMMMLGNWTVRGEYLHADFGTALSGNDYNLKDKYSNSGHFGRVAVGYKF